A single Egibacteraceae bacterium DNA region contains:
- a CDS encoding metalloregulator ArsR/SmtB family transcription factor — protein MDEPLSKVFTALADPTRRDIVARLAATDATVGELAEPYAVSVQAVSKHLKVLENAGLVSKSKVAQRRVVRLEAEVLDLMTAWIERYRKRAEQRYQRLDAVLARMTEEQKGQAS, from the coding sequence ATGGACGAGCCGTTGTCCAAGGTGTTCACCGCACTGGCCGACCCGACGCGTCGGGACATCGTTGCGCGGCTGGCCGCCACCGACGCGACCGTCGGGGAGCTCGCCGAGCCGTATGCCGTCAGCGTGCAGGCGGTCTCCAAGCACCTGAAGGTGCTCGAGAACGCGGGGCTGGTCAGCAAGTCAAAGGTCGCCCAACGCCGTGTGGTACGCCTCGAGGCGGAGGTGCTCGACCTGATGACCGCATGGATCGAGCGCTACCGCAAGCGCGCCGAGCAGCGTTACCAGCGCCTGGACGCGGTCCTGGCGAGGATGACCGAGGAGCAGAAGGGACAGGCATCATGA
- a CDS encoding SRPBCC family protein, with the protein MTTTTQAAIEADERLPIIRITRDFAATPAQLLAAHTDPELFAQWIGPDGMETETPIWDARDGGEWRFVQRRDGEEYAFRGCFHQVSEHRIVQTFTYEGDPDGVALETLTFEDLGDGRTRLHAQSLVDSFEGRDAWLRSGMEVGVDEGYAKLDRMLSHGAV; encoded by the coding sequence ATGACGACGACCACACAGGCCGCGATCGAGGCGGACGAGCGGCTGCCGATCATCCGGATCACCCGCGACTTCGCGGCGACTCCCGCGCAGCTGCTCGCGGCGCACACCGACCCCGAGCTGTTCGCCCAGTGGATCGGGCCGGACGGCATGGAGACCGAGACCCCCATCTGGGACGCGCGCGACGGCGGCGAGTGGCGGTTCGTGCAGCGGCGCGACGGGGAGGAGTACGCCTTCCGCGGTTGCTTCCACCAGGTCAGCGAGCACCGGATCGTGCAGACGTTCACGTACGAGGGGGACCCGGACGGCGTGGCACTGGAGACGCTGACGTTCGAGGACCTCGGCGACGGCCGTACCAGGCTTCATGCGCAGTCGCTGGTCGATTCCTTCGAGGGCAGGGACGCGTGGCTGCGCTCGGGCATGGAGGTCGGGGTCGACGAGGGGTACGCCAAGCTCGATCGGATGCTGTCCCATGGCGCTGTCTGA
- a CDS encoding YciI family protein, protein MTQFLLSVYYPEGATQPPPAELEQIIRDTEVFHEEAKAAGVWVFGGGLHDASSATVVNVRGGQVLTTDGPFAETKEQLGGFSVLDLPDLDAALAWAEKASRATTCPIEVRPFQNGAGT, encoded by the coding sequence ATGACGCAGTTTCTGTTGTCCGTGTACTACCCGGAAGGCGCCACCCAGCCCCCGCCGGCAGAGCTCGAGCAGATCATCCGCGACACCGAGGTGTTTCACGAGGAGGCGAAGGCCGCCGGCGTGTGGGTGTTCGGAGGCGGGCTCCACGACGCGAGCAGCGCGACGGTCGTGAACGTGCGCGGCGGACAGGTGCTCACCACGGACGGGCCGTTTGCGGAGACGAAGGAGCAGCTGGGCGGGTTCAGCGTCCTCGACCTGCCCGATCTCGACGCCGCGCTCGCGTGGGCGGAGAAGGCGTCGCGGGCGACGACCTGCCCGATCGAGGTGCGGCCCTTCCAGAACGGCGCGGGGACATAG
- a CDS encoding YciI family protein: protein MKQYLLSVHYVDGQPDPDPETIQQMYKDVDALNTEMQERGVWVFAGGLQEPDIATIVRAESGEIVTTDGPFAEAKEHLGGFWVIQVPDFDTALQWAGKATLACQGPVEVRPFQEEPEG, encoded by the coding sequence ATGAAGCAGTACCTGCTGTCGGTGCACTACGTCGACGGACAGCCGGATCCGGACCCCGAGACCATCCAGCAGATGTACAAGGACGTCGACGCGCTGAACACCGAGATGCAGGAGCGCGGCGTCTGGGTGTTCGCCGGTGGCCTGCAGGAACCCGACATCGCCACGATCGTGCGGGCCGAGAGCGGCGAGATCGTCACCACGGACGGGCCCTTCGCGGAGGCCAAGGAACACCTCGGCGGCTTCTGGGTCATTCAGGTGCCTGACTTCGACACCGCCCTCCAATGGGCGGGGAAGGCCACCCTTGCCTGTCAGGGCCCGGTGGAGGTGCGCCCGTTCCAGGAGGAACCCGAAGGGTGA